TTTGTCAGCTTTTTGCTATGCTCCTACGCGATAAGCATTAGCCTCTAAGCAAGCTCCACTTGCAACTTGCTTAGAACTGAATCTTCAGGGAAAGTATAGTCACTCTCATCTTCAAAAAGATGCTAATGTTTGCTTCCGCAAACTACGATATGATAAAAACCACTACCGCTTAACGGTCACGCTTGCCGCCCCATTTCGCATCACTTATAACCAAATTATAACAATTCTTACAAAACGTAACAAAAAAATTCTCCCCAATATCCACTCGATCTCTAAACTAATAGCTAATCTTTCTTTATAACTAAAATTGTTGTTGATGAATAAACATATAAGTCTGGTAGTCGGCTAACAATCATATCATCTTTTAAATTGTGTTGAGCTGCTGAGGGAAAAAAATCTTGGGGGAGAGGGTGTTTTGCATTTGGATTGTGATAAATTGAAACACCTTCGCCCCAGGTTTCTTCAGCTTCTTCGTTTACAATATATCTTGCAACGTGTGGAATGGAGGCATCATCACTATGATTATGGTAAGTAACAAACCTTATCATAGTTGTATCGCCTTCATCGAATCCACATTGTTTGCCAATTCTATTAAATTTAGAAATTGTACCTGATGTCGTATGGAGAATGGCACTTATATTTTCAGCACCAGGCTGGAAAAAGAAGCCCGATGGTATTTTCTTACCTGTATCTGGATCTTCATGGAATTCAATTTTTTCAGAAGTAAGGATAAGATTTCCATTATCATCGTAGGATGAAGAATAACGAAATCCGTATAAATAAGTTGTTAAAGCTGTTGTGCTCCATGTCATAGATAAATCGTCATGAAAATCAGCTATGGCTATTACAAATGGTCTTCCATACGTATGTGAATACTCCCAATAATGCAGACCTGAGCCTTTGGGTTTATGATTAAGTTTTGAATAGAGCGGACTTCCAAACATAATAGGCATACGATTTTTTGTTTCTTCTTCAATATCTTCTTTAGATTTTGGAACTTTGCTTTCTTCAAGGGGAATTAAAGGGGTTTTTCGTCCAACAATAACAGCTTCTAAGCTAATTTCAACATCTTTATTTGATAACATAAAATCTGGAGCCGAATGTGTTCTATTAATTTGTAGCCATTCTTCATTGAAGTAGCAAAAAAGAAACAATTCCCATAAACGCGAATCAAAGCCTTGTGTTTGAAATTGTTCGACAAAGTTGCCATCTATGTCGTAAAAATGAGGAGCAATTTCAGATATCAACGCTTTTGCAGCTGAATGACTGGGTTTTGTATTTACAATGTCGAAGTAAGGATGAAACCGAGATTCATCCACTACTGGTGAAAATAAATCAATGCCTTCTTTGCCATCAGCACCATTAGCAAAAAATGTTTGACCGGTTTCTTCAAGGTCTTTAGCGTTGCTATGAATCCATTCTTCGGCTGATACAATATCTGCAAATGAACATTTTACCTCGATGGCGCGGATTTGTTGATTTTCATCGCGGCCTAAAAGTACAGCAGCATAATCTTTATCCGTGTAGTCCCATAGGATAACTCCAAAGAGAGTGCGAGACTTATTCTCATACCATCCTTTTTCTTCTCCAACCTGGAAGATAAACGGATTCCGAGTAAAATCTACATAAACATCGAATCGTTTACGACTTATCCGCTTCATTAAAATACCTCTCTTTTAAAATTTTGTTAAACCTATAAGACATACGGGGCATTCCTTTTCGGGTCATTTTTTTTGAAAATCCTCGCCAACTCCATCTTTCTCGCTTTTTCAACGTTTTACTCAAACTATAAATATTTTATTTCACATAAAAAAGGAAGTTCCTGCAACCATTCAAACTATTTTGCAGAAACTTCCTTTTTTATATTCATTTTTACACTTGGTCGAACGCGCCCTTACTCACCCGCCCCGTTCCGTTCCTGTTCCATAATGGGCTGGTAGATGTCCAGCTCGCAGTAGTTATATTTTGACAGGAATGTATCGATGTACTCAAAGCGAAAAGTGTCGGCAAACTGGAAGCCGGACTGGAAGATCCATTTGGAGTACATATGGACGAGCAAGCGGCCCACCTGGCGACCATTGATGTCGTTGGGGTGAAAGAAGCCGACAAAGCGGAACGCTATGTATAACCGCCGCATCTACCAGTACTGGTTCGGGTCGCATTGAACTTTGTTTTGGAGTACAAAGTTGTCCATCTTCTATCGGCCTCAGCTAACACTTCCTGCTACCCAGCGAGCCGTAGGCTTGCATCACCTAGTTATCGCCCATGCCGGGCGCATACCGCCGCCAAAAGCCCCCGTCAGCGTTTATGCGCCGACAGGGGCTTCGTTCTTATGCAACTATTTCATTTTTAGTCGTCATCTCCGCCGAAGAGGCCGCCGAGACCGCCTAAGACGCCAGCACCGAGAACGGTCTTGCCAAGGACGCTGCCTTCTTCACGGCTGCCTCCTTGCGATGGCGCTGCGGCTAGCATGCGGCCCGCCAGACGGGAGAAGGGCAAGGACTGCAGCCAGATACGGCCCGGTCCCTGGAGAGTGGCGAAGAAAAGTCCTTCGCCGCCTAAAAGAGCGGTTTTAATGCCGCCAGCCTGTTGAATGTCAAAACTCACGCTGGGCTCAAAAGCCACGACGCAGCCTGTATCTACATGCAAAGTTTCTCCCGGAGCCAAGCGGCGTTCGACGATGGTGCCGCCAGCGTGAAGAAAGGCTAAGCCGTCGCCGTCAAGCTTCTGCATGACGAAGCCTTCACCGCCGAAGAGACCGGTCAAAATTTTCCGCTGAAAATAAATGCCGATAGCAACGCCTTTGGCGGCGCACAAGAAGCTGTCTTTTTGGCAAATGAGCGTGCCGCCCATATCAGCCAAGTTTACAGGAATAATATTGCCGGGATAGGGGGATGCAAAGGCGGCTCGCGCCTTGCCGCTGCCTTGATGGGTAAAGACGGTCATGAACAGACTCTCGCCGGTCAAAACGCGCTTGCCTGCTCCAATCAGCTTGTCAAAGAAACCGCCACCGCCGGAAGACGAAGAACCATCGCCAAAGATGGTGTTCATTTCGATCGAAGAGTCTTTGTACATCATAGCGCCGGCTTCAGCAATTACACTTTCCCCGGGATCCAGTTCCACTTCAACGAACTGCATTTCTGCGCCCATGATCTGGTAGTCAATTTCATCCGCCACTAACGCTCTTGACGGCGGCGGCGGCGGCGCTACTTGCCCCAAAGACGGAGGACCGCCTGCACCCTGGTTCAGTTCCGCCAAGCTGCCAATCGGCACCCAGCCTGTAAAGCCTTCCTTCCAGGCCATACCCTGCGGATATTTTCTTGCTTCCTGTTTGGCTTGCTCTTCATCGAAAGGACCAAACGTCTGACCTTCATGGCTTAAATACCAATTCATCTGTCCACTCTCCTTAGCGTTGAATATAATCAGGCCCTAAATTAACAATAGTTATAAATTGGAAAACAAGAACTATTTCGCCTTGGAGCAGCATTTTTCCTGCTAACGCCAAAATGGCCCTTTCCCCGCCAGACGTTCCACGGGAAAAAGGCCATTTTAGCATGAGATGTGAGTAAGAGCAGTTCTCTATACTCTAGTTGGAGAATCGCACCCGGCCGTCGAGAGACAGGAATTCTTTTTCTCCCGGTTTGGCCTCTGGCTTGCCAAAAGGCATTTGCGCAATAAGGCTCCAGCTTTCCGGCAGGCTCCAGCGCTGGCGTACTTCTTCTTCAATCAGCGCGCCGTAGTGCTGCAGCGATGCCCCAAAGCCAACTTCCTCAAGCGCCGTCCAGACGACAAATTGCAGCATGCCGGAAGCCTGCTGAGACCAGATGGGAAAGTTATCTTTATACAAAGGAAACTTTTCCTGCAAGCCTTTTACAACGTCTTGGTCTTCAAAGAAGAGAACGGAACCATAGGCTTTACGAAAAGCGGCAATTTTTTCTTCCGTAGGTCCGAATGCATCGGCCGGCACAATCTTGCGCAGCGCCGCTTCGACAATGTCCCACAGCGCATTCTGCTGCGCTCCGGTCACAACTAGCACGCGCCCGCTTTGGGAGTTAAAAGCCGTCGGCGTATGGAGCACAGCATTCTCGATAATACTACGCAGCCGCTCCTCACCAATCTGGCTTTCTTTTGCCAGGCTATAATAGGTTCTTCTTCCTTTCACTGCTTGCCAAAAATCTCGAATCATACTAAATCCCTCCTTAAACGATGTTTGTCTTTAACCATACTATAGCACTAGGGATTTCCTTAATCAATAATTATTTTCCATTGCTCATTTACGGGCAATTCGCCACGCTTTGCGGGCAGGAATCCGCTGCCGCATCGTGGAATACAGGGCATAGCGACTTTACATTGCCAGGAGGATGCGCATGAAAACAGCAGAACGGGTTAACCGGCTGGGCATTGAGAATGCCTTTGAGGTTTTAAAGGAAGTTCAAAAGCTGGAAGCCCAAGGAAAACAGATCATCAGCTTCGCCATTGGCGAGCCTGATTTTGACACGCCGGAGCATATTAAGGAAGCCTGTGTTCAGGCGCTCCGTCATAACCGTACCCACTATAGCCCTTCCGCAGGTATTTTACCCTTGCGCCAGGCTATTGCCGACTATATCGGCCGCACGCGACAGATTTCGGCAGCGCCGGAGAATGTGGTAGTCACCCCTGGAGGCAAGCCAATTATTTACTACAGCATTCACGCCTTGGTCGATCCCGGAGACGAGGTCATTTATCCCAACCCCGGCTTCCCCATCTATGAGTCGGTGATTCGCTTTGTCGGCGGCGTCCCCATACCGGCGCCGCTTTTAGAAGAAAAAGGATTTTCACTAGATGTGGAGCATCTAGAAACGCTGATTACCCCTAAGACAAAATTAATCATCCTCAACAGCCCCCAAAATCCCACCGGCGGTCTCATCCCACTTGAGGATTTAAAACGCATCGCCGAATTGGCCATTCGCCATGACCTTTGGGTGCTTTCCGACGAGGTCTACAGCCGCCTAATCTATGAAGGAGAGTTTGCCAGCATCGCCTCGCTCCCAGGCATGCAGGAACGCACCATTATCCTGGACGGTTTTTCCAAAACCTACGCCATGACCGGTTGGCGTCTGGGGTACGGCGTCATGAACAAGGACTTGGCGGAACTCGTAAGCCGTCTTGTTACCAACTGCGAATCCTGCACCAATACCTTCATTCAAGACGCCGCTGTTGCGGCTTTGACCGGCCCCCAAGAAGAGGTTGCTTCTATGGTGCAAGAGCTGCGCGAGCGCCGAGATCTGATTGTAGACGGCCTCAACGCCATCCCCGGCTTTAGCTGCCGCGCTCCTGGCGGCGCGTTTTACGCGTTTCCTAATGTGACCGAAGCCTGCGGTATCTACGGCTTCCGAGACGCCAAGGAGCTGCAGCAGTATTTACTGTACGAAGGCCATGTGGCGGTCCTGCCGCGCACGTCCTTCGGCCAGCGCCATGCCTTTGAGACTGAGGAATACCTGCGTTTTTCCTATGCGACTTCGCCGGAGACAATCCGCGAGGGGTTAGCTCGTATCCGCAAGGCATTGGAGAGACGCTGAAGTTTGAACAGGAGTAGAGTGAGGGTACGACGAAGCTACAAAATTCACACAGAGGATCAGAGGAAAGGCCAGAGTAAGCAGAGAGAATAAAAGAATCAACAGGGAGATTGCCGCGTCGCTACGCTCCTCGCAACGACTGCAGGCTGGCTTTGCGCGTCATGGCGAGCGCCAGCGCGGCAATCTCTCCGGTATAATTAAAAATGGAAACCCGTTTTCTTTAGTCCGTTCCAAGGAGCCAGTGCTTTTATGAGCACTCCGGCAAACATGGAGATTGTTTCGTCAGATGCGGAAGACAACGCAGGCATAGCGGGGCTATGCCGAGGCTTTCTGACAATATCTGACGGAAAAAGATCTTGTTTGCTGGATGATGCGCGTAAAGCAACAGCTCCTAAAAAAAGGAGGCGATCATTCTTTGCTACGTGACGTATTGCAGCGCTGCGCAGGGTCTTGCCTGGTGTTGCTGGCTATTGTTACTTTTACATTTTTTCTAATGCACGCCATTCCAGGCGGCCCGTTTACCGGGGAAAAGAATCTGCCGCCGGTGGTTTTAGCGCATCTGGAGGCGCACTACCATCTGCAAGACCCTTTGTGGAAGCAGTATGTTGATTACCTGCTGAATTTGGCGCAGCTGGATTTAGGGCCTTCCTTTAAATACGAGGGCCGCAGCGTCAACCAGATTATTGCCGAAAGCTTTCCAGTGTCTTTGCAGCTCGGCGCTAGCGCGCTGGTGCTGGCTTTGGGTGCGGGAATTCCCTTGGGCTGTCTGGGAGCTTTGCGCAAAAACCACTGGCAGGATCACGGGGCGATGGCCGTCGCGATTATCGGCATGTCCGTCCCCTCCTTCGTGCTGGCCACCTTGCTTGTGCAAGTTTTCGCGGTACAGTTGGGCTGGCTGCCGGCGGCGCTCTGGGAAAGTCCCGCCTCGCTCATTTTGCCAGCGCTTTCACTGGCCGCTTATCCTTTAGCGTTCATTGCCCGCCTGACACGCAGCGCCATGCTGGAGGTGCTGTCTCAAGACTACATCCGTACGGCCCGCGCTAAGGGCTTGAGCCTTTGGGGCACCGTTTACCGGCACGCTTTAAAAAACGCCCTCTTACCGGTAGTGACCTACCTCGGACCTATGGCGGCTTCCATTCTTACAGGCAGTTTTGTGGTGGAAACCATTTTCGCCCTGCCCGGCTTAGGCCGACATTTCATCACCAGCATTTATAACCGCGATTATACGGTCATTCTCGGCGTAACCGTATTTTATAGCGTTCTTGTCATTGTTTTTAATTTAATAGTCGATCTTTTATATCCGCTGCTGGACCCTCGTATTAAGCGCTTCGAGAAAGGTGGTAACTGATGAACCAGCCTGAATGCACCCAAAATCTTTTACCGCCTCCAGCTTCGCCCTGGCAGCGTCTCCAGCGCCATAAGGCGGCTATGGCGGGTTTATATTTTCTTGGCGCTCTCTTTTTGATTTGCTTGTTTTTCCCTATGCTTTCCTCTCTTTCCTATGCGGATCAAAACCTCTGGGAAGCCAACGCCGGGCCTAGCGCTGCGCA
The nucleotide sequence above comes from uncultured Anaeromusa sp.. Encoded proteins:
- a CDS encoding nitroreductase family protein, yielding MIRDFWQAVKGRRTYYSLAKESQIGEERLRSIIENAVLHTPTAFNSQSGRVLVVTGAQQNALWDIVEAALRKIVPADAFGPTEEKIAAFRKAYGSVLFFEDQDVVKGLQEKFPLYKDNFPIWSQQASGMLQFVVWTALEEVGFGASLQHYGALIEEEVRQRWSLPESWSLIAQMPFGKPEAKPGEKEFLSLDGRVRFSN
- a CDS encoding pyridoxal phosphate-dependent aminotransferase, with product MKTAERVNRLGIENAFEVLKEVQKLEAQGKQIISFAIGEPDFDTPEHIKEACVQALRHNRTHYSPSAGILPLRQAIADYIGRTRQISAAPENVVVTPGGKPIIYYSIHALVDPGDEVIYPNPGFPIYESVIRFVGGVPIPAPLLEEKGFSLDVEHLETLITPKTKLIILNSPQNPTGGLIPLEDLKRIAELAIRHDLWVLSDEVYSRLIYEGEFASIASLPGMQERTIILDGFSKTYAMTGWRLGYGVMNKDLAELVSRLVTNCESCTNTFIQDAAVAALTGPQEEVASMVQELRERRDLIVDGLNAIPGFSCRAPGGAFYAFPNVTEACGIYGFRDAKELQQYLLYEGHVAVLPRTSFGQRHAFETEEYLRFSYATSPETIREGLARIRKALERR
- a CDS encoding ABC transporter permease gives rise to the protein MLRDVLQRCAGSCLVLLAIVTFTFFLMHAIPGGPFTGEKNLPPVVLAHLEAHYHLQDPLWKQYVDYLLNLAQLDLGPSFKYEGRSVNQIIAESFPVSLQLGASALVLALGAGIPLGCLGALRKNHWQDHGAMAVAIIGMSVPSFVLATLLVQVFAVQLGWLPAALWESPASLILPALSLAAYPLAFIARLTRSAMLEVLSQDYIRTARAKGLSLWGTVYRHALKNALLPVVTYLGPMAASILTGSFVVETIFALPGLGRHFITSIYNRDYTVILGVTVFYSVLVIVFNLIVDLLYPLLDPRIKRFEKGGN